One window from the genome of Haloprofundus halobius encodes:
- a CDS encoding DUF7120 family protein — protein MAQIEITLPNDKQAQFDRLTEEEFLNEERAIEELLNAGLDAYRGVVDQKKPEVERSPFAADAEVGYGRRGEL, from the coding sequence GTGGCGCAGATCGAAATCACGCTCCCGAACGACAAGCAAGCACAGTTCGACCGTCTCACCGAAGAGGAGTTCCTCAACGAAGAACGAGCGATCGAGGAACTGCTCAACGCCGGACTCGACGCCTACAGAGGTGTCGTCGACCAGAAGAAACCCGAGGTCGAGCGAAGTCCGTTCGCCGCCGATGCCGAAGTGGGGTACGGTCGGCGCGGAGAGCTATAA
- a CDS encoding HalOD1 output domain-containing protein: protein MDEKQSDSSSRDDTNQHSNETISPTETVDTLTPRESSDEGWTFVTQAHYDPTEARDLTTVIITAIADAEDVPIVDIRDPPLYEVVDVEAIENALFSPPEANRDNTHSTVGFRFNEYEVSVETDGWVTVYRRSGSAAADEE from the coding sequence ATGGACGAGAAGCAATCGGATTCGAGTTCCAGAGACGACACCAACCAGCATAGCAATGAAACCATCTCCCCCACCGAAACGGTCGATACACTAACGCCGAGGGAATCATCCGACGAGGGATGGACCTTCGTGACACAAGCTCACTACGACCCGACCGAAGCCCGCGATCTGACCACGGTAATCATAACTGCAATCGCGGACGCCGAGGACGTCCCTATCGTCGACATCAGAGACCCGCCCCTCTACGAGGTCGTCGACGTCGAGGCCATCGAAAACGCCTTGTTTAGCCCTCCGGAGGCCAATCGGGATAACACGCACTCGACCGTGGGGTTCCGGTTCAACGAGTACGAGGTGAGTGTCGAGACCGACGGTTGGGTAACCGTTTACAGACGCTCCGGGAGCGCAGCGGCTGACGAAGAGTAA
- a CDS encoding DUF7344 domain-containing protein produces MVDAPERPDSTGGLQRNVEVFIKTARPPPAEVLELEFVYEALARPRRRYLCYSLLSSSRWTPTELATKLVAWERDIPEENVAESNRDEMYVSLYHTHVPKLVELDIIEFEDDGDEENIIAGENAVQVLAALQGAGASLDALQETHARSDYEQE; encoded by the coding sequence ATGGTCGATGCTCCGGAGCGGCCTGACTCGACAGGTGGCCTGCAACGAAACGTCGAGGTCTTCATCAAGACTGCTCGCCCGCCACCGGCGGAGGTGCTGGAGCTGGAGTTCGTCTACGAGGCGCTCGCCCGTCCGAGACGACGCTATCTCTGCTACTCGCTCTTATCCAGTTCACGGTGGACGCCCACGGAGTTGGCCACGAAGCTCGTCGCCTGGGAGCGGGATATCCCCGAGGAGAACGTCGCTGAGTCCAACCGCGACGAGATGTACGTCTCGCTCTACCACACCCACGTCCCGAAGCTCGTCGAGTTGGACATCATCGAGTTCGAGGACGACGGTGACGAGGAAAATATCATCGCGGGCGAGAACGCCGTCCAGGTGCTCGCGGCTCTGCAGGGCGCCGGAGCGAGTCTCGACGCGTTACAGGAGACGCACGCACGGAGTGACTACGAACAGGAGTAA
- a CDS encoding SWIM zinc finger family protein — protein sequence MTSTPDTSDAPTEPPSTTVDERDVRALTETMFVEREAPDFYRVRTQAGREYVVDTREPACTCPDFQYRDVRCKHVRRVQFEVGERDPDSVVDDVHTALDHLDDRLAALATRRAEYVGLLAALERFDSR from the coding sequence ATGACATCGACACCAGACACCTCCGACGCACCGACCGAACCGCCTTCGACGACCGTCGACGAACGCGACGTGCGCGCGCTCACCGAGACGATGTTCGTCGAAAGAGAGGCCCCCGACTTCTACCGCGTCCGGACCCAGGCCGGCCGCGAGTACGTCGTCGACACGCGCGAACCCGCCTGCACCTGCCCGGACTTCCAGTACCGCGACGTTCGCTGCAAACACGTCCGACGGGTGCAGTTCGAGGTCGGCGAACGCGACCCCGACTCCGTCGTCGACGACGTGCACACCGCACTCGACCACCTTGACGACCGACTGGCGGCGCTCGCGACCCGACGCGCCGAGTACGTCGGTCTCCTCGCGGCGCTCGAACGGTTCGACAGTCGCTGA